In the genome of Aspergillus luchuensis IFO 4308 DNA, chromosome 2, nearly complete sequence, one region contains:
- a CDS encoding uncharacterized protein (CAZy:GH18;~COG:G;~EggNog:ENOG410PI2X;~InterPro:IPR017853,IPR001223,IPR001579;~PFAM:PF00704;~go_function: GO:0004553 - hydrolase activity, hydrolyzing O-glycosyl compounds [Evidence IEA];~go_process: GO:0005975 - carbohydrate metabolic process [Evidence IEA]), whose protein sequence is MSHDRRIGYYELFKIHKGCHTIEPESLIIEPFTHINLAFVNFGDDFKLEDEYGDIVDRVSFSKFTHPGLRVNIAVGGWMLNDAPTQHLWTQMARSYENRQIIINSVVKYLKDYYLDGIDIDWEYPSASDKGGEPQDAANFVTLLGELREAFDRDNPGWEISPTLPTSYSYLRGFDPAGMAK, encoded by the exons ATGTCCCATGATCGACGTATTGGATATTATGAGTTGTTCAAAATCCATAAAGGATGCCACACGATTGAGCCAGAGAGTCTGATCATTGAGCCGTTTACTCATATCAACCTGGCCTTTGTAAATTTTGGTGACGATTTCAAGTTGGAAGATGAGTACGGCGACATTGTGGACCGCGTGTCGTTCTCGAAGTTTACACACCCAGGGCTGCGGGTAAACATCGCggttggggggtggatgttgaaTGACGCTCCGACGCAGCACCTTTGGACTCAGA TGGCACGCTCATATGAGAATCGTCAGATTATCATCAACTCAGTGGTCAAATACCTGAAGGATTACTACCTTGACGGTATTGACATTGACTGGGAGTATCCGTCAGCATCGGATAAGGGCGGAGAACCTCAAGACGCGGCGAATTTTGTGACCCTTTTGGGTGAGCTGCGGGAGGCCTTCGATCGCGACAATCCTGGCTGGGAAATCTCGCCGACACTCCCAACGAGCTACTCGTACTTACGCGGATTTGACCCTGCCGGGATGGCTAAATAA
- a CDS encoding putative C6 transcription factor (COG:K;~EggNog:ENOG410PIN0;~InterPro:IPR036864,IPR007219,IPR001138;~PFAM:PF00172;~go_function: GO:0000981 - DNA-binding transcription factor activity, RNA polymerase II-specific [Evidence IEA];~go_function: GO:0003677 - DNA binding [Evidence IEA];~go_function: GO:0008270 - zinc ion binding [Evidence IEA];~go_process: GO:0006351 - transcription, DNA-templated [Evidence IEA];~go_process: GO:0006355 - regulation of transcription, DNA-templated [Evidence IEA]) has translation MTATDSLACFPALPLTGKIEWLNEINSHGNTASASQGATLKIMHNRRAKRSSLACLPCRARHAKCDGKRPSCTRCGEVGQPCSYAPSRRGLISRHPQRTDYPMSHGSHQKGASASTLEQGTISSVPVDLLPMSAVPSADLDGCSTEKHLSRSEDIANDPLIHSYYKNFHVCHPFVPPRYHLVELCQDPRIEHALTPLIAAMRFMGNIYSAREWSVPLKDTIETALAHLSPSDPIQVQCRILYSVALFWYDYKVDALSQLDQAAQIAIALQMFKGEFAASQEPVDLVLRESWRRTWWTLYIVDAYYAGTLGTMNFRVMDLDATVELPCDESDYELGIIPQPRTLEEFNQREFISDNVHFSSFAHLIGAVQCAASAISVTPKVATVEDSMHLIQAVDCGLDGWRLLLPPEQKNVIKANGDIDELLFQAHLLIHVSTVGLHRPLSALNFNAIENVSSCARKPPRDTPTPDLVNVHTLRVLRAVEAQVRLLALPAPRFHHTPFTTCMVSEGILALLSACRIFLKGKDLAIARDQIRMALGSLKVLGEVWPRTVRNVGEIQTIARCVLGLGQGPNDQAMLGPSDPSSFGAHGVDPNLATDSLSERDKSPAASVFSIDVLCGWYNTGAANDFPWGLGAGL, from the exons ATGACTGCCACAGACAGCTTAGCGTGTTTCCCTGCTCTTCCGCTGACAGGAAAGATCGAATGGCTAAATGAGATCAACTCGCACGGAAATACTGCGAGCGCCTCCCAGGGAGCGACTCTGAAAATTATGCACAATCGTCGGGCTAAACGCTCATCGCTGGCTTGCTTGCCCTGTCGCGCTCGGCACGCCAAATGTGATGGGAAGCGACCGAGCTGCACCCGCTGTGGTGAGGTTGGCCAACCGTGCAGCTATGCCCCTTCGCGGCGCGGTCTCATCTCTCGACACCCGCAAAGGACAGATTATCCCATGAGCCATGGCAGCCATCAAAAAGGTGCCAGCGCATCTACATTGGAGCAGGGTACGATCTCGTCTGTCCCGGTAGATCTCTTGCCCATGTCCGCCGTGCCCAGTGCCGATCTGGATGGCTGCAGCACCGAAAAGCACCTTTCCCGGTCGGAGGACATTGCAAATGACCCATTGATCCACTCCTACTACAAGAACTTCCACGTATGCCATCCATTTGTCCCACCACGATATCATCTTGTGGAACTATGTCAAGATCCTCGCATAGAGCATGCTCTTACTCCCTTGATTGCCGCTATGCGTTTCATGGGAAATATCTACAGTGCGCGAGAATGGTCGGTCCCGCTCAAAGACACGATCGAAACCGCTCTTGCCCACTTATCGCCGTCTGATCCGATTCAGGTTCAGTGTCGGATCTTGTACTCCGTAGCCTTGTTCTGGTATGACTACAAAGTGGATGCGCTGTCGCAATTGGACCAGGCGGCTCAGATCGCCATTGCTTTGCAAATGTTCAAGGGAGAATTCGCAGCGTCCCAGGAACCGGTCGATCTGGTCTTGAGGGAATCGTGGAGACGAACCTGGTGGACCCTGTACATTGTTGACGCCTACTACGCGGGCACCTTGGGGACGATGAATTTCAGGGTCATGGACCTTGATGCGACCGTTGAACTGCCCTGCGACGAGTCCGATTATGAGTTGGGG ATCATTCCCCAACCTAGAACCCTTGAAGAATTCAATCAGCGCGAGTTTATTTCCGATAATGTCcacttctcctccttcgcacACCTCATTGGTGCCGTGCAGTGCGCCGCGTCCGCCATATCTGTAACCCCCAAAGTGGCAACCGTGGAAGACTCCATGCATCTGATCCAAGCGGTCGATTGcggcttggatggatggcgacTACTATTACCGCCAGAGCAGAAAAACGTCATCAAGGCGAATGGTGACATTGATGAGCTCTTGTTCCAAGCACATCTGCTTATCCATGT ATCCACCGTTGGCCTCCATCGTCCATTGTCGGCCCTCAATTTCAATGCCATCGAGAATGTATCGAGCTGTGCCCGCAAGCCTCCCCGGGACACCCCCACGCCGGATTTAGTAAACGTCCATACCCTCCGGGTCTTGCGGGCGGTCGAGGCACAGGTCCGTCTTCTGGCTTTACCCGCCCCAAGATTCCACCACACCCCTTTTACCACGTGTATGGTCAGCGAGGGGATACTGGCCTTGCTCTCCGCTTGCCGTATTTTCCTCAAGGGGAAAGACCTCGCCATTGCAAGAGATCAGATACGGATGGCGCTCGGCTCTCTTAAGGTGCTTGGGGAAGTCTGGCCGAGGACAGTGAGAAATGTGGGCGAGATCCAGACAATTGCTCGGTGTGTCCTGGGACTGGGACAAGGTCCCAACGATCAGGCTATGCTAGGACCCAGTGATCCGTCGTCCTTTGGTGCGCACGGGGTGGATCCAAATTTAGCCACTGACAGTTTATCGGAACGCGACAAAAGCCCGGCTGCTTCTGTCTTCTCTATTGATGTTCTATGCGGCTGGTACAACACTGGAGCTGCAAATGATTTCCCATGGGGGCTAGGTGCAGGCTTATGA
- a CDS encoding uncharacterized protein (COG:G;~EggNog:ENOG410PI2X) produces MIWAIDQDDGDFDALAGVIGEDLSVIQVEGGGLSGDAANDLADAFAAYTGQNGFITPRCIDGSSGEKNPDQVCPSGYMSVSTAHNPLQAGNKELHGDCSEGWYQHICCPKDAMPRTANGTVRPSEASSAATVNAGGPSSNNDINDIKIKDIQEYSLIYFTSSVIRAHYNYL; encoded by the coding sequence ATGATCTGGGCAATCgaccaggatgatggcgatttTGACGCGCTTGCCGGAGTTATCGGCGAGGACCTCTCAGTCATCCaggtggagggtggtggcTTATCCGGGGATGCTGCTAACGATCTGGCTGACGCCTTTGCCGCCTATACTGGCCAAAACGGCTTCATCACACCGCGCTGCATTGACGGCTCAAGTGGGGAGAAGAACCCCGACCAGGTGTGCCCATCAGGATACATGTCGGTCAGCACTGCGCACAATCCCCTGCAGGCGGGCAATAAGGAGCTCCATGGCGACTGCTCTGAGGGGTGGTACCAGCACATCTGCTGTCCCAAGGATGCCATGCCCAGAACTGCGAATGGAACGGTGCGCCCGAGCGAAGCGAGTTCGGCTGCGACGGTAAATGCGGGAGGACCCAGTTCAAATAATGACATAAATGACataaagattaaagatataCAAGAATACTCTCTCATATATTTCACTAGTTCTGTTATTCGTGCTCATTACAACTATCTTTGA
- a CDS encoding uncharacterized protein (COG:G;~EggNog:ENOG410QDAX;~InterPro:IPR011701,IPR036259;~PFAM:PF07690;~TransMembrane:11 (o69-88i100-119o125-149i156-176o188-208i229-250o270-289i296-316o322-340i361-381o387-407i);~go_function: GO:0022857 - transmembrane transporter activity [Evidence IEA];~go_process: GO:0055085 - transmembrane transport [Evidence IEA]), with translation MTKTSSDDVSQAQIPLSPSQVKPPPDGGLKAWTQSVMGHLVCFNTWGYLASFGVFQSYYQNELGVSESAISWVGSIQIFLIFFVGTFSGRALDAGLFRPVFCAGVLLQVLGVFMTSLATSYWQLILAQGLCTGLGSGLQFCPTMGLVATYFDQRRVFAVAFALVGSGTGGMVFPGLVKGLLPTLGFGWTMRVVGFVMLATSLPAIGLLQTRLPPRKSGPLVELAAFRDPVYTLFIVGIWLNFWGMYFAVYYLGAFGRTVIGFSYSESTNLIIVLNGAAVVGRLVPAYLASFHLGPLNTIIPLAAAAGVLMLCWAAVHSSAGLYAFAVLYGFCANGLQGMWPPTLSSLITDLSRAGTRIGMGFTIVSFACLTGPPLGGALVAKAHGYIGAQMWAGVAILLGSLVLLGARTAKVGWRILVKV, from the coding sequence ATGACGAAGACCAGTAGCGATGATGTATCCCAAGCTCAGatccctctttccccttcccaagTCAAACCACCACCCGATGGGGGCCTCAAGGCATGGACCCAGTCTGTCATGGGCCACCTGGTATGTTTTAATACCTGGGGCTACCTGGCCAGCTTCGGCGTCTTCCAATCCTACTACCAGAACGAGCTTGGGGTGTCCGAGTCCGCCATCTCGTGGGTGGGGTCCATACAgatctttctcatcttctttgtcggCACCTTTTCTGGCCGCGCCCTTGATGCTGGCCTATTCCGTCCTGTCTTCTGCGCCGGTGTTCTCCTGCAGGTGCTGGGGGTCTTCATGACCTCGCTCGCTACCAGCTACTGGCAGCTCATCCTTGCCCAGGGACTCTGCACGGGGCTGGGAAGTGGCTTACAGTTCTGCCCGACCATGGGCCTCGTGGCCACGTACTTTGACCAACGACGCGTCTTTGCGGTGGCATTTGCCCTCGTCGGCAGCGGAACAGGGGGCATGGTATTTCCGGGATTGGTGAAGGGCTTGCTCCCGACGCTGGGGTTTGGCTGGACGATGCGTGTGGTGGGATTCGTCATGCTCGCCACCAGCTTACCAGCCATAGGTCTCCTACAGACACGACTTCCGCCGCGCAAGTCCGGGCCCCTGGTGGAGCTGGCTGCCTTTCGTGATCCCGTGTACACGCTCTTTATTGTGGGCATCTGGCTCAACTTTTGGGGCATGTATTTCGCCGTCTACTACTTGGGAGCGTTTGGACGTACAGTCATTGGCTTCAGCTACTCCGAGTCAACGAATCTGATCATTGTGTTGAACGGCGCGGCCGTCGTGGGTCGGTTGGTCCCCGCATATTTAGCGTCTTTTCACCTGGGTCCGCTCAATACTATTATCCCGCTGGCGGCGGCCGCCGGGGTGTTGATGCTCTGTTGGGCGGCGGTCCACTCGTCTGCGGGGCTGTACGCCTTTGCAGTGTTGTACGGATTTTGCGCCAACGGACTACAAGGCATGTGGCCGCCGACGCTGTCAAGCTTGATTACGGACCTGAGTAGGGCTGGAACACGGATCGGCATGGGCTTCACTATAGTCAGTTTCGCGTGTCTGACAGGACCGCCATTGGGCGGTGCCCTCGTTGCCAAGGCACATGGTTACATTGGAGCGCAGATGTGGGCGGGCGTGGCCATTTTGCTGGGGTCCTTGGTACTTCTGGGTGCGCGAACAGCCAAGGTGGGCTGGCGTATTCTAGTCAAGGTGTGA
- a CDS encoding FAD/NAD(P)-binding protein (InterPro:IPR036188,IPR036477,IPR038732;~PFAM:PF13738,PF13454,PF07992;~TransMembrane:1 (o16-33i);~go_function: GO:0016742 - hydroxymethyl-, formyl-and related transferase activity [Evidence IEA];~go_process: GO:0009058 - biosynthetic process [Evidence IEA]), whose protein sequence is MGSSLSSVATSSTEDIVIVGAGASGIAVLLRLIEHAKNGKKIPPITVVEKASPPGPGLAYSAACTGTILNMHTDTMGLYYNDPKHFTRWRSELSSGPFPSRSQYGEYLEAMWSGILSQAQQMGLEISLIQDDVLDIDRHDDGSFALTLAGGSHISAHSVVLALGNFTSTLNTHLLDQPGFFPSPWPTSQLQSIPADAPVLIIGSRLSAVDAALYLSKNGHTGPMTFMSRSGRLAKVQGEPLPFPRRYTLHTLARELESNPAEGLVKLTTTLMDEIDGVNNGDWTWIQKHASPKAELRADLCAAQEGNVHWQTVLRHTAPVIERYWHCLPLESQQLFMAKFFTPWMRYRHGMPVQNAQKILRLMESSQLSVVAGEAVHWDDDEGTFIAQTTAGPIEAAYVIEATGQECHLDRIPSPLVQSAVRKGLFTPHPMGGVDVDFDTLCASTPGLYTMGSLTRGTHFYVSAIDRTAAHAARIADALVGEPPARPLHIAVFLGLDVASHLMASDLVPRLLAEGHMPFLFLTSSTETPPMEAPGSWPFDLRKLAFFERELLRKHLSPRLKEYGFKGTRHMTPEQMQSTYGVFVQEIPDSKGTSIVKMLQKHFIDVGISLSCGDVLNQGVIDYFSSSSHPLLSLDGGVLSAPWGSKKVGAQFGYTLRFFRGDGDLGDIIDRRTFPLGHSAAILTGVDKEYALGVQMILDAIQLVSRGKPLRDVAWDRTSHTYRHSYLTAEELLQYCHGRGIDLVDGDSVVEMLVESFAPPEKREVLRKELGEVVHEWYVKEGVRDPKA, encoded by the coding sequence ATGGGCTCATCGTTATCCTCGGTTGCCACTTCCTCTACCGAAGACATTGTCATAGTAGGCGCTGGCGCCAGTGGCATAGCAGTCCTTCTTCGGTTGATTGAACATGCTAAGAATGGCAAGAAAATTCCTCCCATCACCGTCGTCGAGAAAGCCTCGCCTCCTGGCCCAGGACTGGCATACTCTGCCGCTTGTACCGGCACCATCTTGAATATGCACACGGACACAATGGGTCTATATTATAACGACCCCAAGCATTTTACCAGATGGAGAAGCGAGCTATCCAGTGGtccctttccctcccgaAGTCAATATGGGGAGTACCTGGAGGCGATGTGGTCTGGGATACTCTCGCAAGCCCAACAGATGGGCTTGGAGATCTCACTCATCCAAGACGATGTATTGGACATTGACCgtcatgatgatggcagcTTTGCTTTGACACTGGCAGGTGGGAGCCATATTTCTGCCCATTCTGTTGTATTGGCGCTGGGAAATTTCACCTCTACCCTCAACACGCACCTACTTGATCAACCGGGCTTCTTTCCCAGTCCGTGGCCGACTTCTCAACTACAGTCCATCCCTGCCGATGCCcctgtcctcatcatcggatCAAGGCTCTCCGCTGTTGACGCTGCGCTGTATCTCTCTAAGAACGGCCATACGGGCCCGATGACCTTCATGTCGCGCAGTGGCCGCCTTGCCAAAGTCCAAGGCGAGCCTTTACCTTTCCCGCGCCGTTACACCCTTCATACCTTGGCCCGAGAGCTTGAATCGAACCCAGCGGAAGGTCTTGTCaaactcaccaccacccttaTGGATGAGATTGACGGTGTGAACAACGGTGATTGGACCTGGATACAGAAGCATGCCTCACCAAAGGCCGAACTACGGGCAGACCTGTGCGCGGCACAGGAAGGGAATGTCCATTGGCAAACCGTCCTTCGCCACACTGCCCCAGTTATCGAGCGCTACTGGCACTGTTTACCTCTGGAAAGCCAACAACTCTTCATGGCCAAATTTTTCACTCCCTGGATGCGATACCGCCACGGGATGCCGGTGCAGAACGCCCAGAAAATCCTCAGGCTGATGGAAAGCTCCCAACTAAGTGTGGTTGCAGGAGAGGCCGTCCActgggatgacgatgaaggcaCCTTCATTGCTCAGACGACTGCTGGACCCATAGAAGCAGCATACGTGATCGAAGCGACTGGGCAAGAATGCCATCTTGATCGGATTCCATCGCCGCTTGTCCAGTCCGCTGTCCGAAAGGGATTATTCACGCCTCACCCGATGGGTGGGGTTGACGTCGACTTCGACACCCTCTGTGCATCAACCCCTGGCCTATACACGATGGGCTCGCTGACACGCGGCACGCATTTCTACGTCAGCGCCATCGATCGAACGGCAGCCCACGCGGCTCGCATTGCCGACGCACTGGTTGGGGAGCCCCCTGCCAGACCTTTACACATTGCTGTCTTTCTCGGCTTAGACGTGGCCTCGCACCTGATGGCCAGTGACCTGGTTCCCCGGCTTCTAGCCGAGGGCCATatgcctttcctctttctgacATCCAGCACGGAGACACCTCCCATGGAGGCGCCTGGTAGTTGGCCTTTCGATTTGCGCAAGCTAGCATTCTTCGAACGCGAGCTTTTACGCAAGCATCTCAGTCCCAGGCTCAAGGAATACGGTTTCAAGGGCACCCGGCACATGACTCCTGAGCAGATGCAGTCGACATACGGGGTTTTTGTGCAAGAAATACCAGACTCAAAGGGTACCTCCATTGTCAAAATGTTGCAAAAGCACTTCATCGACGTGGGCATATCGCTTTCATGCGGCGATGTGCTTAATCAGGGTGTCATTGATTacttttcctcctcgtcgcaTCCTCTTTTATCTTTGGATGGCGGTGTCCTGTCGGCACCCTGGGGCAGCAAGAAAGTTGGAGCCCAGTTCGGGTATACCCTCCGATTCTTCCGTGGGGACGGTGATTTGGGTGATATCATTGATAGAAGGACCTTTCCACTCGGGCACTCTGCTGCCATACTGACAGGTGTGGACAAGGAGTATGCGCTTGGAGTGCAGATGATTCTTGATGCGATTCAGTTGGTGAGTCGAGGAAAACCATTGCGCGATGTTGCTTGGGATCGAACTAGTCATACTTACCGCCACAGCTACCTCACTGCGGAAGAGTTGTTGCAATATTGTCATGGCCGGGGAATTGATCTAGTGGACGGTGATAGTGTTGTAGAAATGCTGGTGGAGTCATTTGCACCcccggagaagagagaggtgCTGCGAAAAGAATTGGGCGAGGTGGTGCATGAATGGTATGTGAAGGAAGGTGTTAGAGATCCAAAAGCATAG
- a CDS encoding NmrA/HSCARG family protein (COG:S;~EggNog:ENOG410PV7Q;~InterPro:IPR036291,IPR008030;~PFAM:PF13460,PF05368,PF01370), protein MTTSTTTPRTIAVLGATGNQGSGVVRALLQKSPHHPASFTVRAVTRDPSSPQAERLRAIYPEEEVSGRLQLVPGDVYDVTSLERAFDGVWGVFAVTNNRLPGQMIETEEDLEHELVAGRNIVAAAKVSGVRHFVISSLPNLADASKGQFQKVFHFDHKFQIEQLAKSELTAVTALRPGLFYTNVQWVQYCRRNENGIVRFCPPVPGNKTADWTDPSYDIGIYAAEVFSLGPEKTASKVYPVVSSKMRFADLPAIFSTVRYQSAIFDPISLDDWGATVARTVGKGYEEDIRQMMEWIAVAPDEKICYGTMTPQEDCSGADLGVRASTFEEWLRRSGWQGP, encoded by the exons ATGACAACAtcgaccaccaccccccGCACTATCGCTGTACTGGGCGCAACGGGCAACCAAGGGAGCGGAGTCGTCCGTGCCTTATTGCAGAAAAGCCCGCATCACCCAGCCTCGTTCACCGTTCGTGCTGTGACACGGGATCCCAGCTCCCCCCAAGCAGAACGACTGCGCGCCATCtatccagaagaagaagtctctGGCCGACTACAGCTCGTGCCTGGCGACGTCTATGACGTCACAAGTCTAGAGCGTGCCTTCGACGGGGTCTGGGGCGTGTTCGCAGTCACAAATAATCGTCTCCCCGGGCAAATGATTGAAACCGAAGAGGACCTCGAGCATGAGCTGGTAGCGGGAAGGAATATCGTGGCCGCTGCCAAAGTATCTGGGGTGCGTCATTTTGTTATCAGCAGTCTACCCAATCTGGCGGACGCGAGCAAGGGGCAATTTCAAAAGGTATTCCATTTCGACCATAAATTTCAAATTGAACAACTCGCAAAGAGCGAGTTGACCGCCGTGACGGCTTTGCGGCCAG GGCTGTTTTACACGAATGTACAATGGGTGCAATACTGCCGGCGAAACG AAAACGGGATCGTCCGTTTTTGTCCGCCGGTTCCCGGGAATAAAACCGCAGATTGGACCGATCCAAGCTATGATATCGGCATATATGCAGCTG aagtgTTTTCTCTTGGACCTGAAAAGACGGCCTCTAAAGTATATCCAGTGGTCAGCTCTAAGATGCGCTTTGCTGATCTTCCGGCCATTTTTTCGACCGTGCGATATCAATCGGCAATCTTCGATCCTATCAGTCTAGATGATTGGGGTGCCACAGTCGCAAGGACGGTTGGCAAGGGGTATGAAGAGGACATCAGGCAAATGATGGAATGGATTGCTGTTGCGCCAGATGAGAAAATTTGCTATGGGACCATGACTCCCCAGGAGGATTGCTCCGGGGCGGATCTTGGAGTGCGGGCTAGTACATTTGAGGagtggttgaggaggtcAGGATGGCAAGGACCATGA